GAAGTATACAACTTCAGAAAGAATGTTAGTGCCATTCATGGTATTCAGAGCCTCTCTTGCTTGTTCCTCAGTTTCGAATTCAAACATGGAAATAGTTGAATCTACATAACAAGTTATAATCCACATGAATATTTCTCCTCTTTTAAGTTATTTCAGCCCTGCAGACTGGACATTTTTATGGCTAAAGATATCGAATGCTGTATTATACATAAGGATGATTTAGCTGGAATGAAGTCCCTATTCAGTTTTTGAAGTAGTAATTACTAATTGATATGGACCAATGATAATGCAATAATGAAAATAAATAAAATTTAAAAAAATGATAACGAGATATAAAAAAAAATAATATGGTAGAATTTGGGAGGGAAAAGTGGATTATCGTGATTGGGAAATACTGAAGGTCCTCTATAGTCAGAAGAACCTAACGAAAGCAGCACGACTTTTGTTTATTACACAACCTGCTTTAACAAGCCGTTTAAAGCACATGCAGGATGAATTAGGTGTGAAAATAGTAACGCGTGAAAGCAGAGGGATTCATTTTACCCTAGAGGGAGAATATCTGGTTCAATGTGCCGATAATATCCTTGCTCAGTATAACAAAATAAAAGAGCATGTCCAGAATATGAGTATTAGCGCAGGTAATGAAGTTGTAGGGACATTAAAATTGGGTGTATCTAATTTTTTTGCGAATTATGAACTGCCTTATATTTTGAAGTTATTTAAAAGCCAGTATCCTCTTGTGGAATTTAAAGTAATTACAGGCTGGAGTAAAGATGTAAATAAACTTATACACAAAAAGGATGTTCATATCGGCTTTATTCGAGGTGACTATAGCTACAGAGGACTAGAGAAACATTTGTTATTTCAAGAAACAGTTTCTGTTACGTCGAGGGAATCGATTGACATTCTTGATTTGCCTAATCTTCCTAGAATTAACTATAGCGGAGATTACTTATTAAAATCATTAATTGATAATTGGTGGGCTGAAAACTATACACATCCGCCTTTAAACAGTATAGTAGTGGATCAGGTTGATACTTGTAAGGAAATGGTTATAAACGGATTGGGCTATGGCATCTTGCCCAGCCGAATGCTCAAGGATACAGAACAATTATATAAAAAAGATTTAACGGACCACAATGGAAATCCTATATTACGCAAAACATGGATGTATTACCATAAGGAATCCTTGGAATGGAATGTCGTAAAGGCTTTTGTAAATTTTATTGAGACATTGGAATTTATAGAGTGATCACCTTGAAAGAGCTTGGTTATTCCATGCTCTATTTTTATTAAGTGCGCAAGCAAATAAATGAGGTTAAAAATTATTGTAAAAATATCCATGATGAATTAGAAGAGATAGACAGAGCCATTTCAATTACGGTTTGTAAACCTTCTTTCATTTTCCTCTCCCATTAAGCGTGCAGCCAGTCATAGTACATAACTTCGCCTGTCTCGAGCACATAACGGAACGACTTCCTCTCACATTGATTTTCAAACAATTGTTCGAGATAGAATTCTTTTATTTTGTTGGTTAAAATGCCATAAAAGAAGGCTATTGGTTTTACCACCAGCTTGGTAGATTTCAACTTACGGACCAGCTGCTTAAAGGACTGAATAGCAATAGCGAGAACGTCCTCAGTATTTTGCGTACCCTCAAATCGAAATGCTGCGATTTGTACCATATGCCAGTATTCTTCAATCGTCTTTGCATCAGAAAAGAAGTATTTTACTAGCTGGACAAATGTCTGTGGAACTTTATCACTAACAAAAGTGTAATCGAGTTCAATCGGCGCTTGGTTACGTTTATTAATCTTTTTATTATTTGTTTTTAAAAGATTATTAGTTTCTTTAGGGTGGTCCAATTTATTCTCCTTGGGTGGTTCACTTTGTGGGAAACGATTAAAGCTGTATAAGTTGCTAGACTGTGATCCATTTTTGCGTTCAGTTTCATAGATGGTGAGGATTCCTAATTCTTTTGCTTTGAGGATCATCCGTTTAAACGTTGAGCGGGAGATACCGTTACCTTGATACTCTTCATTAATTGCTTTTAGTAACGTTCCAATCTTTGCATTACAAACACCAGGAACTTTTACAGAAAAACGAACCAGCCGTTTCAACCCGACCAATTCCCCCTTCGAAAACGCCTGCTTCTTCACTGCCAACCACATCTCTACATGTGTATTGAACTCTTTCACACTTTTAAACTGAGAATACCCTTCAAACCCTTCAATTCTGCCTGATTTTAAATTCATATAAATGCACCACCCTTTTCTACCCTTTATATATGGAAATAGAGGGCAAAAGGACAGGTTCGTTTGCAGAAAGTTGTTACAGAATTGTGTACTTCATAAGGACCAAAGGGACGGTTCTTCCGGCTTTTTTGGAAGGAGTTAATCATTGCAAACAGTGTCTGGCATATTTCGTATTTTCTATGGTGCAATGTATTCCTATATACTTATAATTAAATTAACAATCTTGAAAAGAGTGTGAAAGAGAATGACAGTATTAAAAAATGATTGGGCACCTTTATTAGAGGAGGAATTTGAAAAAACGTATTATCAACTCTTAAGGAAAAAACTGCAGGCGGAATATCAAACAAAGGTCATTTATCCGGATCAACAAGATATTTTTAACGCCCTCCACTACACTTCCTATAAAGATACGAAAGTAGTCATTATCGGCCAGGATCCTTATCATGGCCCTGGACAAGCTCATGGTTTAAGTTTTTCCGTTAAACCGGGAGTGAAAGTCCCTCCATCATTACGCAATATTTATAAAGAGCTGCAGGATGATTTGGGTTGCACGATTCCTAATCATGGATACCTAGTGGATTGGGCCAAACAGGGGGTTTTGATGCTGAATGCGGTGCTGACAGTCCAGGCTGGAAATGCAAACTCACATAAAGGTCTGGGTTGGGAGTTGTTTACCAATAGAGTCATAGAAATATTGAATCAAAGGGAGACACCTGTCATTTTCATCCTTTGGGGCAATTTCGCACAACAAAAACAACAGTTGATTACGTCATCCCATCACTTCATAATTAAATCTCCTCATCCGAGCCCATTTTCTGCCCATAGTGGCTTCTTTGGCAGCCGGCCATTTTCTAAAGCGAATATGTACTTGAGGGAAATTGGGAGTAATGAGATTGATTGGCGGATAAAAGATCTATAGGTAAAGGCAATGTTCCTACAAACCAATGGAACTAATTGATAAGTAATTTTTGGCAGGTGGGAAAGTTTTAGTCTTGGTATGTCTTATCGTTCTTCCATATTATCCTTTTACCTCTCATCCTATTTACAGCAATAGTTTTTTTACATAGAAATCTAATTCATTGGAAATTATGATACGGTCACCGTAAGTAAGTGAGGTTTGATAAATAGATAAAGGAATGGAGTGGTTTTAAATGAATCAATCTCTTCAGATGGGAGCAAATACAGTTTTAAGTTCGCCAAAAGGTAATGTTACTGTTAGGTACGAGATTTCTAATTCGATCGATATTTCTTTAACAGCTTTTCTTTTAACTGATTCAGATAAGGTTCAAGGAGATAGCGGGATTATATTTTATAATCAACCAAAGAGTGCTTCTGGTGTAGCTACCCTTATACCAACTGAGGTAGTAGGTAATGCAAAAGTACATAAAATTAATTTTGATATGAGTAAAGTCCCTGAAGGAATTACGAAAATAGCGATAACTCTTACAGAGGATAATAGCACGGGATTTTCAAATGTAAAGAATTTAAAGGCAGAGGTATGTACCGATAATACGATTATCCAGTTAACCCCATCTAGTTTCACAAATGAAAATGGAATCGTAGTATTAGATTTATATCTAAGGAATGGCCAGATAAAGGCAAAATCAATTTGGCGTGGGTTTGATTCTGGGCTTGAAGGGTTATGTAAAAATTACGGTGTGGAGGTTGTATCTGATGAGCAAAGCAAGCCTTCTGAACCTAAACCTATACAAAAACAAACCGCAAAAGAACCTGATACGCCTCAAACCGTTCCTGAAAATAACACGATGTCACTGATAAGCCTTGAAAAGGTAAAGGGTAAAATAAGTCTCGAAAAAGGCCAAAGACCAGTGATCATTGAAAAAACACCAGAAATTACGGCTACGGTATCTTGGAAGACTGGGACAGATTATGATATTTATGCTTTAGTCTATACAAAGGATGGTAAGCAAATAGATGTTGCGATGTTTGGGGCAAAAGGAACTCCTCCACTTAGAAGTTTTGGCAACGGAGCAGTAGAACATATGGGGGATGTTAGGAGAAATAGCGGATCAACTAAGACAGAAGTTATTAAATTAAGGTTAAATAATGATATTCTCGCAGTTGTTCCTGTGGTTTATTCTGCTCAGTCAAATGGGACAGGCTCATTCTATAGATACAAGGTGTCCATGAGTATAGATAATCATAATGGAACCTCTGTAACCATATCTGCAAAAAATGCAAATAATAATGATAGAATTTATTCTTGTGTACCCGGTATCCTTCATAATACACCAGAAGGAGTAATTATTAGTCCATTAGAGCTTTATAGTTCACCGAACTCAGAGCTTAGACCTAAACTTAGGATGGGATCTTCCAATATGGTAGAAGTAATAATGGATAAAGGACCAAAAAATGATTACAAGTAGAACTTATTAATAGGTGTAGGTTTCTAATGGATAATGCCCAGATTAATAAAAACCTCACATCACTATGACATAGTTTCATAAGCCCATGGCGGTAGGATCTTTTATTCTTCATCGAATAGAAGATCTTTTTATTTCTTCCCATATACTGTACAATTTTTATATATCCAAAAAATAACATTAACAGGACAGACATTAATTATATAGTCAGGGGAAAATCGATGGATACGGTTGAAAAGAAGTTAATTGTGAATTCCGATAAGGGGAACTTATTAAGAGAATTAGTAAGATCAATGAATGAATGTGATCGGTTCTATTTTAGTGTAGCTTTCATTAACTATAGCGGCTTGCAGCTTTTGCTTGATCCTTTAAAGGAAGCTGAAGAAAAGGGAGTCAAAGGAAAAATCATTACTTCCACTTATCTTAATTTCACTGATGCAAAGGCTTTGGAAAAGATTAAAGAGTTTAATAATGTGGATTTAAAGGTTTTTGTTACGGACAAAGAGATCGGCTTCCATACGAAAGCATACATTTTTGAGTATAAAGATAGCTATAAGGTGATTATTGGTTCCTCGAACATTACTCAAAGTGCATTGAAAAGCAATATTGAATGGAATGTAGAAATAATCACTAAAGAGAATGGCAGATTTATCCAGGATGTTTTAAAGGAATATGATTATCTTTGGAATATGAGTGAGGTTGCAGATCAAGATTTTATTAATAGATATGAAGAGTTTCTTAGGAGCTTTAAGGATACAAAGCAATCACGAAATTTGATCTATGAAAGTAAAAAATACATTGTCCCAAATAGAATGCAAAGAAGAGCTACAGAGAATTTAGAGAGACTGAGAAACTTTGGGGAGAAAAAGGCGCTTGTCATTGCAGCGACCGGTACGGGTAAAACTTACATGTCTGCATTTGATGTGAAAAGCTTTAAACCAAAGAGGCTTCTCTTTATTGTTCATAGAGAAGAAATCTTGAAAAAAGCAAAGGAAACCTTCGAGCTTTTATTACCAAATGAGGGGTTATCATTTGGTCTACTCACAGGTAACCATAAACAAAAAAATGTGGATTATGTGTTTGCCACTATTCAAACCATATCTAAATGTTTTCATGAATTTAAAAGGGATGAATTTGAATATCTGGTCATTGATGAAGCACATCATGCAACTAGCCCAACTTATCAAGCTGTATTAGACTACTTCGATCCTAAATTCACCTTAGGGATGACTGCAACGCCAGAGCGCAGTGACGGTTATAATGTCTTTGACCTTTTTGATAATAATGTGGCAATCGAGGTCCGCTTGCATGAAGCGCTTGAGGACGAGCTAGTTATTCCTTTTCACTACTTTGGAATTACAGATATTGAAGGTATAGATTTGAGTGATGTGAACATTGACGATATTGCTGAGATCACAAAAAGGTTAAAGGTTAACGAACGTGTTGATTTTATTATTGAGAAAATGGACTTCTATGGGCATGACGGTGAGAAAAGGAAGGGCCTAGGCTTCTGCGCCAGTATCGAGCATGCTCAGTATATGGCTAGTGAATTTAATAAAAAGGGCTATCAGAGTGTGTGTTTACACGGTGGAGATTCACCCGAAACACGTGAACGATTTATTAATCAATTAGAGAGCGACCATGACCAACTAGAATTTATTTTTACTGTTGATATCTTTAATGAAGGTGTTGATATTCCTTCTGTTAATACAGTACTAATGTTAAGACCGACTAATTCACCAATTGTATTTATTCAGCAGCTTGGTAGGGGTTTACGTAAGCATGCAGAAAAAACTTTCTTAACGGTTCTCGATTTTATTGGGAACCATAACAAAACATTCCTAATTGCACTAGCATTAAATGGAAGTCGTTATTATGATAAAGAAAGTTTGAAGGTAGCAGTTGCAACCGGATTTGCTAATATACCTGGGTGTACCCATATCCAAATGGATAAAATAACTCAGGAAAGAATATTGAATCAGATTGATAGCGAAAACTTTAATTCAATGAAGTACCTGAAGGAAGAGTATTTTGAATTTAAGAAACTCAATCAAGGTCGGATACCATTCTTACTATTGGATTATTTGAAATATGATGGAGCTCCTGATCCCGTTAAATTCATTGATCGGGAAAAAACATACGTACAATTTGTGGCTAAAGTGGAGAAGGATGATTATTTAAAGGAGCTTTTACAAAATGAGGCGTTTGAAGGTGCTTTAAAAGAATTGTCCAGCAAGCTTCCACTAAAGCGAATTTACGAGTTTGTAATTATTCGATATTTATTAGAACACGATGAAATAAATCTTGAAATAGCAAAGAAACAAATATTAAAGATGATAACTGAAGTTGATGATGATAGTGTTCTCCATGCCTTTGAGTGCCTGAATCAAAACTACTATGATAGTGTCCAGATAAAGAATAAGCCCAAATTAGTTCAATATAGCGACGACAAACTTATTAAGACTCCACTTTTTAAAGAGCTATTGGAAAATGAAGATTACAGGAAGTTTATTGAAGATATTATTACCTATGGGATTTTCCGATATGAAAAGGAATTTAAAGCTAATTACTACGGTGTTCCGCATTTTAAACTTTATGAGCAATATCAAATGATAGATGCAGCTTTACTTTCTAATTATCGTAAAATCCATAGTTCCTTTAGAGGGTCAGGATTGTTAGCAAATGGGAATGAGTATTTTCTATTTATTGATTTACATAAAGAAGAGGATGTTAAAGAAAGTATTAATTATAAAGATAAATTTATTAGTCCCCACGAATTCCAATGGCAATCAGTGAATAGTACAACCCAACAGTCTGAAAGAGGAAAAAATATTATTTTTAATAAACAACGTGGAGTTAATCTTCACTTGTTCATTCGTAAGTATAAAGAGATTGATGGTAAGACCGAGCCTTATATTTATATTGGTAAAGGTAATTCAGTCGAATTCGAAGGTGATAAGCCAATTACAGTATGGATGGAATTAGAAAATGAAGTACCAGCAAGTTTATATACAGAGTTTACAAAAAAGGTTTAGTCTTCTCATTTGAGAAGACTATTTTTCTTGAATTAACTGCTCCACAGCTGGAATATCCGCTGGTGCCCACTTGAGAGATTCAAGATTTTCTCTTTTTAACCAGATTAACTTTGAATGCTCACTCGGAGTTGGCGTACCCTCGATAACTTTGCAGTTAATTGATATCAAATTAATGATAAATGTTTCATATTCATGTATGTTGTCGTTAAAGATTTCTTTTGTTGTTTCAATTTTACATTCCAATTCTTCATCTATTTCTCTTTCGAGTGCTGAGTATATATCTTCATTTGCTTCCACCTTGCCACCTGGAAACTCCCACATATTAGGAATCGACATTTCTGGAGATCTCAGTGCACATAATATTTCATTATTTTCATTTTCAATAATAGCAGCAACTACTTTTACAAGTTTTTTCATGATAGCCTCCTAATGATATCTATATTCATAATAATATCATTTTTTTAAATTTGATTCTTTTAACAGGTTAATGGAGTGTGGGGTTTTTGACCAGCAACCAAAGTATAAATTTAGTTCAATCCCAAACAATATAGAAGAAAAATGGATTGAATAAAAAATTTATTCAAAGGGACTGAACAAGATGCTAGATGAGAAAAGCCTCATACATAAAAGTGAAAAAACTTTATTCACTTTCTCAATCATTCTTAGTGTTATAGCTATCATTATTCTATTTGTGTCGCTGATTGGGATTGCAATCTTTTTTGGACTGGCACTCGCTACGTTGGTTTCCCACGCTGTTTCAATGGCCTATATCCGTCTGAATGGTATTCAGCTTTCTGCCAATCAATTTGGTGACCTTTATAACAGGGTATCGGCTCTAAGCAAGAGGCTTGGGATTGAGGATATACCTGAAGTGTATATTATTGAATCAGGAGGAGCACTTAACGCCTTTGCATCCCGTATATTTGGGTTGTTTGGTAAAAACATTGTTGTCCTCTATTCTGATATCGTGGATCTGGTCGAGAACGGCTGTGAGGATGAATTGGAGTTTGTCATTGCCCATGAATTGGCACATGTGAAGAGAAATCATGTCGTGAAGCAGTTGCTTACTTTTTTGGCTATGTGGATTCCATTTCTAGGCGAGGCCTATTCGAGAGCTTGTGAATTCACAGCCGATCGAATGGCTGTTGCCTGTACGGAAAAGCCCGACAAAGCAATCCGGGCACTAACGGTTTTCGCAGCCGGTAAGTATTTATTTCGAGATGTGAACAAACAGGAATATTTGAATCAGTACAATGATAAAAAGGGATTTTTTATCTCTTTGACGGAGCTTTTATCTACACACCCTGCTATTCCGAGGAGAATTTTCGAAATTGAAGCTCAGATAGGGGAGAGTACGGTTGTACTAAAGAAAAAATCCAAAGCCGGAGTTTTTGCGATTCTTATTTCCACGATTCTTGCGGGTGCTTTAGTCATCTGGACGGGCTACTCACTAATTAAAGATGTAATCAATTTTACAGAGGAATTTTTACCATCAGGAGATTTGACTGCTGTAATGGAAGCCACTTTGAATGGTGATGCGGAAGAAGTTAGCCGGTTATTGAAAGAAGGGGCAGACCCAAATGAACAAGAGCCAGAAGGTGGAACGACTGCGTTAAATCTTGCAGCTGATAATGATCAATTGGAGGTAGCACAAATTTTATTAGAAAATGGTGCTGATCCTAACTTACCGGACAATTACGGTTACACACCATTGATGGGCGCAGTATTTATGGAAAACAAAGAGATGGTGCAGTTACTATTAGAAGCAGGTGCTGATCCTAATTTTGAAAATGAGGAAGCGATGTCTGCTCTTACTTATGCTGAGGATTTTGGATACACTGAGCTCGTGGAACTGATGACAAAAGGTAAAAATAAGTAACATCGGGGAATCCTATAGTGAATTAATTTAAAAGGGTTGGTCCCATTGGGGCTAACCCTTTATCAATAAGATTAAACTAAATCATTTGGTGCTTTCAATTCGCTAACAGTGGAGTTTAAAAAGTCAAAATGATAGAATTTCAATTATTACTAATGTTAAAAAAGGCGTTTAACTTCTAAAATGATGTATGAAAAAAACTAATCAAACGTTTAATTAAATCGGGTGGTAAACTAATCAAACGTTTGATTAAGGGGTTCGAGGCATTGGTACAATAGGTCTTCAAAACTAATCAAACGTTTGATTAACAAATTAAGCGGTCAAATGACAGAAGGGATTAACATGAAAGAGATACAAACTTTTGCGAAACAATATCAAAAAGAAATGGGATGGGAAATTTCTGA
This Neobacillus sp. YX16 DNA region includes the following protein-coding sequences:
- a CDS encoding LysR family transcriptional regulator — its product is MDYRDWEILKVLYSQKNLTKAARLLFITQPALTSRLKHMQDELGVKIVTRESRGIHFTLEGEYLVQCADNILAQYNKIKEHVQNMSISAGNEVVGTLKLGVSNFFANYELPYILKLFKSQYPLVEFKVITGWSKDVNKLIHKKDVHIGFIRGDYSYRGLEKHLLFQETVSVTSRESIDILDLPNLPRINYSGDYLLKSLIDNWWAENYTHPPLNSIVVDQVDTCKEMVINGLGYGILPSRMLKDTEQLYKKDLTDHNGNPILRKTWMYYHKESLEWNVVKAFVNFIETLEFIE
- a CDS encoding uracil-DNA glycosylase; amino-acid sequence: MTVLKNDWAPLLEEEFEKTYYQLLRKKLQAEYQTKVIYPDQQDIFNALHYTSYKDTKVVIIGQDPYHGPGQAHGLSFSVKPGVKVPPSLRNIYKELQDDLGCTIPNHGYLVDWAKQGVLMLNAVLTVQAGNANSHKGLGWELFTNRVIEILNQRETPVIFILWGNFAQQKQQLITSSHHFIIKSPHPSPFSAHSGFFGSRPFSKANMYLREIGSNEIDWRIKDL
- a CDS encoding TerD family protein yields the protein MNQSLQMGANTVLSSPKGNVTVRYEISNSIDISLTAFLLTDSDKVQGDSGIIFYNQPKSASGVATLIPTEVVGNAKVHKINFDMSKVPEGITKIAITLTEDNSTGFSNVKNLKAEVCTDNTIIQLTPSSFTNENGIVVLDLYLRNGQIKAKSIWRGFDSGLEGLCKNYGVEVVSDEQSKPSEPKPIQKQTAKEPDTPQTVPENNTMSLISLEKVKGKISLEKGQRPVIIEKTPEITATVSWKTGTDYDIYALVYTKDGKQIDVAMFGAKGTPPLRSFGNGAVEHMGDVRRNSGSTKTEVIKLRLNNDILAVVPVVYSAQSNGTGSFYRYKVSMSIDNHNGTSVTISAKNANNNDRIYSCVPGILHNTPEGVIISPLELYSSPNSELRPKLRMGSSNMVEVIMDKGPKNDYK
- a CDS encoding DEAD/DEAH box helicase, whose translation is MDTVEKKLIVNSDKGNLLRELVRSMNECDRFYFSVAFINYSGLQLLLDPLKEAEEKGVKGKIITSTYLNFTDAKALEKIKEFNNVDLKVFVTDKEIGFHTKAYIFEYKDSYKVIIGSSNITQSALKSNIEWNVEIITKENGRFIQDVLKEYDYLWNMSEVADQDFINRYEEFLRSFKDTKQSRNLIYESKKYIVPNRMQRRATENLERLRNFGEKKALVIAATGTGKTYMSAFDVKSFKPKRLLFIVHREEILKKAKETFELLLPNEGLSFGLLTGNHKQKNVDYVFATIQTISKCFHEFKRDEFEYLVIDEAHHATSPTYQAVLDYFDPKFTLGMTATPERSDGYNVFDLFDNNVAIEVRLHEALEDELVIPFHYFGITDIEGIDLSDVNIDDIAEITKRLKVNERVDFIIEKMDFYGHDGEKRKGLGFCASIEHAQYMASEFNKKGYQSVCLHGGDSPETRERFINQLESDHDQLEFIFTVDIFNEGVDIPSVNTVLMLRPTNSPIVFIQQLGRGLRKHAEKTFLTVLDFIGNHNKTFLIALALNGSRYYDKESLKVAVATGFANIPGCTHIQMDKITQERILNQIDSENFNSMKYLKEEYFEFKKLNQGRIPFLLLDYLKYDGAPDPVKFIDREKTYVQFVAKVEKDDYLKELLQNEAFEGALKELSSKLPLKRIYEFVIIRYLLEHDEINLEIAKKQILKMITEVDDDSVLHAFECLNQNYYDSVQIKNKPKLVQYSDDKLIKTPLFKELLENEDYRKFIEDIITYGIFRYEKEFKANYYGVPHFKLYEQYQMIDAALLSNYRKIHSSFRGSGLLANGNEYFLFIDLHKEEDVKESINYKDKFISPHEFQWQSVNSTTQQSERGKNIIFNKQRGVNLHLFIRKYKEIDGKTEPYIYIGKGNSVEFEGDKPITVWMELENEVPASLYTEFTKKV
- a CDS encoding (deoxy)nucleoside triphosphate pyrophosphohydrolase; its protein translation is MKKLVKVVAAIIENENNEILCALRSPEMSIPNMWEFPGGKVEANEDIYSALEREIDEELECKIETTKEIFNDNIHEYETFIINLISINCKVIEGTPTPSEHSKLIWLKRENLESLKWAPADIPAVEQLIQEK
- a CDS encoding M48 family metallopeptidase yields the protein MLDEKSLIHKSEKTLFTFSIILSVIAIIILFVSLIGIAIFFGLALATLVSHAVSMAYIRLNGIQLSANQFGDLYNRVSALSKRLGIEDIPEVYIIESGGALNAFASRIFGLFGKNIVVLYSDIVDLVENGCEDELEFVIAHELAHVKRNHVVKQLLTFLAMWIPFLGEAYSRACEFTADRMAVACTEKPDKAIRALTVFAAGKYLFRDVNKQEYLNQYNDKKGFFISLTELLSTHPAIPRRIFEIEAQIGESTVVLKKKSKAGVFAILISTILAGALVIWTGYSLIKDVINFTEEFLPSGDLTAVMEATLNGDAEEVSRLLKEGADPNEQEPEGGTTALNLAADNDQLEVAQILLENGADPNLPDNYGYTPLMGAVFMENKEMVQLLLEAGADPNFENEEAMSALTYAEDFGYTELVELMTKGKNK